The genomic region ATGTTATTTTGCATATCACTATAACCTAATCAATTTCTCGTTTTCATTTTTGTTATGTCTGTTTTAGGTATAAAGACAGATATTTCTCAGAGGCACTCAAACCATCTTTCCATGAACAGCTTCAGAACGCCCTTGAAACCAGCCACCCTGAACTACCCATCACTACAAGCACTGTGGAGCAACCCAGTTCCAGCAAGTCAACTGACAAGACCCCACCTGCCTGCTCTTTGCAGGCAATGTTCGCAGAGTTAGTCGATGAGGTAGCAGGGCACAGTGAGCAGGAAATTACCATTATCACCCAGGTCAGCCAGTACATGGCAGAGTCTGTATTGCAGCGCAGTTCAAACCCACTTGCCTATTGGCAGCTGAATAAAGGCCGCTTCCCTGCACTTGCACAGACAGCAAGAGCCTATCTTTGTTCACCATGCACAAGTGTGGATAGTGAGCGGCTCTTTAGTACAGCTGCAAACATCATTGATGACAAAAGAAACCGTCTCACCCCCAAAAATGCAGAGATGCTCATAATGATCAAAAGAAACTTGCCCCATGTTATTGGGCAGTGAAAGATTTTGTCCTTTGTGATAGTAGGCCTTGCACGTTTTGgttttgtggccaattgtttattttatctttaaCCAGCATTAACAAGCCAGTTTTCAAGTAGCCCAAGTTTTTTGTAATGTGAGTTAGAAGCTGTCTGCTTGGCTTTCTAATgttcttttatttacattttgaatGGAAAGATTCATATTTATATTTTGAATGGTGACATGTTGTCACAAAGGCTACAGTAAAATAAAGGCATTCTGTGCATTTGAAGATTTTGactgttttttatattatatatatatatatatatatatatatatatatataattagttcattatttttaaaaaaaatcggcaGTGATCGGCAATCGGCAGATCAAGTTGTTTGGTGATCGGTATCGGTGATCGGCCCAAAAAATGGTGATCGGTGCATCActacgtggaatcactcatatatatatatatatatatatatatatatatatatatatatatatatatatatatatatatatatatatattttaaacaataaaatttctgtttcaacatttgatatgttgtctttgtactattttcaatgaaatatagggtttccatgatttgcaaattatcccattctgtttttatttacagtttacacagcgtcccaactttttggaattgcgGTTGTATTGGGGTAATATCTTTAGATTAAAGTGTACAAGAAACAGTGGATGAACATTTTTGGCATTCGCTTCAGAGAAGATTAACTCATTGTACTAACTAACACAATTAACTTGTAACTAACCTGTTACAAGAGTGCACATTGCACAGAAAAGTTTACACCCACAATGTCAATCAATATAGCTTCTAAAAATAACAGCTCCTAGTGACTAAGAACTGGTGTTGTGGGCCAGGCCTCCAAATGGATGGACACATTAGTGACGAACAGTAACCTCTGTTACTTGGTCGAGATTTTATAGTAACATACAAACTTAGCCAAATAACCTATTTCTTATGTATAATTACATTATTATGCATATTTCATAACAATGGTAAggaatgttctttccattttatacaaccccgattccaaaaaagttgggacaaagtacaaattgtaaataaaaacggaatgcaatgatgtggaagtttcaaaattccatattttattcagaatagaacatagatgacatgtcaaatgtttaaactgagaaaatgtatcatttaaagagaaaaattagatgattttacatttcatgacaacaacacatctcaaaaatttgggacaaggccatgtttaccactgtgagacatccccttttctctttacaacagtctgtaaatgtctggggactgaggagacaagttgctcaagtttagggataggaatgttaacccattcttgtctaatgtaggattctagttgctcaactgtcttaggtcttttttgtcgtatcttccgttttatgatgcgccaaatgttttctatgggtgaaagatctggactgcaggctggccagttcagtacccggacccttcttctacgcagccatgatgctgtaattgatgcagtatgtggtttggcgttgtcatgttggaaaatgcaaggtcttccctgaaagagacgtcgtctggatgggagcatatgttgctctagaacctggatatacctttcagcattgatgggcaatgtgcaagctgcccatgccacacacactaatgcaaccccataccatcagagatgtaggcttctgaactgagcgctgataacaacttgggtcgtccttctcctctttggtccgaatgacacggcgtccctgatttccataaagaacttcaaattttgattcgcctgaccacagaacagttttccactttgccacagtccattttaaatgagctttggcccagagaagacgtctgcgcttctggatcatgtttagatacggcttcttctttgaactatagagttttagctggcaacggcggatggcacggtgaattgtgttcacagataatgttctctggaaatattcctgagcccattttgtcatttccaatacagaagcatgcctgtatgtgatccagtgccgtctaagggcccgaagatcacaggcacccagtatggttttccagccttaacccttatgcacagagattcttccagattctctgaatcttttgatgatattatgcactgtagatgatgaaatgctcaaactctttgcaattttacactgtcgaactcctttctgatattgttccactatttgtcggcgcagaattagggggattggtgatcctcttcccatctttgcttctgagagccgctgccactccaagatgctctttttatacccagtcatgttaatgacctattgccaattgacctaatgagttgcaatttggtcctccagctgttccttttttgtaccttttccagcctcttattgccccgtcccaactttgagatgtgttgctgtcatgaaatttcaaataagccaacatttgacatgaaatttcaaaatgtctcactttcgacatttgatatgttgtctatgttctattgtgaatacaatatcagttgagatttgtaaattattgccaaGAAGCCAGCTGTCATGGTGACTGTGCTCAATGTGTTCCTTAACTCAAGCAATATGAAGCAGACTTCAGTACACTGCTACAGCATATGGCATTATGTTAGGTCATCAAGGTCTGAAGGCACTGCTTCTCTGAGACACATAATAAAGCTCAGGcccaaaatatttttatataaacagtagaaaaatcacaaaaatatAAATGTCTACATCCATATCATTTTAACAAACTAACAGTAATAGCGCATCATAAGGCAGAAAATTCAGTTTAATCtgatgcatccatccattatccgtaactgcttatcctgtgcagggttgcgggcaagctggagcctatcccaactgactatgggtgagaggcagggtacaccctggacaagttgccaggtcatcgcagggctgacacagagacaaacaaccattcacacctatggtcaatttaaagccaccaattagcctaacctgcatgtctttggactgtgggggggaaactggaccacccggaggaaacccatgcagacacggggagaatatgcaaactccaaacagaaaggcccccgtcaaccactgggctcaa from Neoarius graeffei isolate fNeoGra1 chromosome 24, fNeoGra1.pri, whole genome shotgun sequence harbors:
- the LOC132872695 gene encoding zinc finger BED domain-containing protein 4-like, with the protein product MLQSLLEQKLALASYAAEYELPCNFTVHQWKLIENTITILAPFEELTKEISSSTADVIPCIRALTRLLEKTTETDHGVKTAKSVLLEAVRRRFADIDAQKLYTIATMLDPRYKDRYFSEALKPSFHEQLQNALETSHPELPITTSTVEQPSSSKSTDKTPPACSLQAMFAELVDEVAGHSEQEITIITQVSQYMAESVLQRSSNPLAYWQLNKGRFPALAQTARAYLCSPCTSVDSERLFSTAANIIDDKRNRLTPKNAEMLIMIKRNLPHVIGQ